GGCCGGTTGGCCGTCGACGGAACCCGCATCACCGCCGCCGCCCCGCAGAACGCCCACTTCATCGACGTAACAGGGCACTGGCTGATCCCCGGCTTCGTAGACCTCCACAACCACGGCGGCGGCGGAGCCTCCTTCACCTCCGGGTCGGTCGACGACATCCTCAAGGGCATCCACACCCATCGCCTGCACGGCACGACCACCCTGGTCGCCTCCACCGTCACCGGCGACATGGACTTCCTCGCCCGGCGCGCGGGGCTGCTCAGCGAACTCGCCGAGCAGGGCGAGATCGCCGGCATCCACTTCGAGGGCCCGTTCATCTCCCCCTGCCGCAAGGGCGCCCACTCCGAGGACCTGCTGCGCGACCCCGACCCGGCGGAGGTCCGCAAGCTGATCGACGCGGCCCGGGGCAGGGCGGCGATGGTCACGCTGGCCACCGAACGGCCCGGCGGCCTCGACTCCGTACGCCTGCTGGCCGAACACGGCGTGATCGCGGCGATCGGCCACACGGACGCGACGTACGAGCAGACGGTCGAGGCCATCGACGCGGGCGCCACGGTCGCCACGCACCTCTTCAACGCGATGCCGCCGCTCGGCCACCGCTCCCCCGGCCCGATCGCGGCCCTCCTGGAGGACGACCGGGTCACGGTCGAGCTGATCAACGACG
This genomic stretch from Streptomyces sp. Go-475 harbors:
- the nagA gene encoding N-acetylglucosamine-6-phosphate deacetylase, coding for MAAHPGARGTARPATDNPHPATAGHPTVLTGATVVLPTGAVENGRLAVDGTRITAAAPQNAHFIDVTGHWLIPGFVDLHNHGGGGASFTSGSVDDILKGIHTHRLHGTTTLVASTVTGDMDFLARRAGLLSELAEQGEIAGIHFEGPFISPCRKGAHSEDLLRDPDPAEVRKLIDAARGRAAMVTLATERPGGLDSVRLLAEHGVIAAIGHTDATYEQTVEAIDAGATVATHLFNAMPPLGHRSPGPIAALLEDDRVTVELINDGTHLHPAALQLAFHRAGARRVAFITDAMDAAGFGDGRYWLGPLEVEVADGVARLASDGTIAGSTLTLDRAFQRAVTVDGLSVEDAVQALSATPARLLGMSDRIGSLEPGKDADLVLLDADFELKGVMRRGEWVVGPQLG